Part of the Engystomops pustulosus chromosome 4, aEngPut4.maternal, whole genome shotgun sequence genome is shown below.
gattctgaggtaaaactgttctagttgcccatggaaaccaatcagagttcagatttaattttataaacagctgtgggacaatgaaagatgagctctggttggttgccatgggcaactagaacagttctagtAGAAGACTtataataaatctctcccataaTGTAGTATTACTTGGCTTATTAAAAAACTGTACCTTTAATGACGTTAGCAATCCTAAGATCAAATCATGTAAATAACCAAGTTACTTGCACACTTATATCTGTTATCAGGCATGATCTATTTAGCGCAAAATAAAATGACCAGCGCAACAACATTTTGGTTACTAGGATATTCTGTCTAACATCCCTGGTCTTTTCAATGACGAGATGTTCAATACAGTAAAGCAGGTCTCCCACGTGTCCCCATCTCTTACAGTCTGATTGACTAGTACAAAAACATACAAACCAGTccttttttcacatttattttctataagtaatttttatatattaaaataaaaatggacaTACAGAGGCATGGTATAACAAATGAAGAAGGTCTTCTATGTTTGGTGGCATTTTTAACCACTTCACCATGGAGTCCTGTGTATGAAGTTTTCCACATTGAATTGGCTGGCTGCAGTTTTGAAAATCCACTACATGCCCAGAATTCTGCAAGAAATTTTTCTTATTAAAAAACTACATATACATTTATTGTAGTTCCGCGTCAACCAAGGTCTGAACTAGCTCTAGCAACTAGCAACTCTGACTCCACCAATGTGACCTGCCATTACTCCTATAGGCTGTCACAATGTCCATAGAGATttctttcaaaaaaaatttttccttatttttttttttttttaaatcattgagTTTTCTGCAAATCATGTACATCTCATAGAACCCCTGTAAGACTACACAGTCGACATATCTTGTAGAGTGTGTAATATTTTGTTAAATTGGGTTAATGCCCCATTTACAACTCAATAGCATCAACTTGCTTCAATATTGTGTAGAGTTGCAGTAATGTGAAGAGTCGCAAAGAATGCGGTGTTCCTATCCTCCAAAAGTGATTTCCCATTGTAATTTCCTATTGGATCAGAACTTAATGTGATGAGACTAGAGTGCACCAGCCTTCCGCTATTGTAATATGttatttatttcatatatttGCATAGTATCTCCCACGATTTCTAAACTCTTTGTGTGCCATATTTGCTGAAGCTGTGTTATGGGGAATACGGCCAAATGGTTCTCGGTCATTGAAACAGGACTCAAATACTTCATCCACAGCCTTTTCTGCCGTCTCCTGACTAAATTTTCTTGCAGCCACAATAGAGCGAACAGCTCGGTCTCGCACACAAGCCTATTAAAGAAATAAATACAAACAAGGCTCATTTTACACAGttgtatatgaaatattaaaACAATTATCCAAGCACCAACAGCTAGTAATGTCAGCAAAGGAACAACATACAGCTTTGTTTACTTTATTTGGTGTCAGTATATTTTCGTCGCTGTATAGAATTCGCAAGGAAGAAACCTGCAACTGCTGACTCTCATCTCCCAGTGGTGCAGCAACACCGTAACCAATTACATTTTATGTAGCTTTTAACTGTTCActgcatatataataataataataattctttatttatatagcgcacacagatttcgcagcgctgcacaaagcatgtcaaattggtccctgtccccatggggctcacaagctaaacaacttaacagtatgttttttggagtgtgggaggaaaccggagtacccggaggaaacccacgcaaacacggagagaacatacaaactctttgcagatgtctatGTTCTCAGTCTAAATTTACACTAGCTGCTATAATTCTGTTATAGATTATACATCTAAGCTTGTGGCAGGCACAAGCTGACAAAGCTCCATTTCACTGGGGCTAGTGAAACAGAGCTTTCAGGGCTGCCAGAAGTCATGTGGGCCACCGTCTCTCACTTCATGTACCATGTGTACAGGGGTTGTATGCGAAAAGGTGTACTCCTCGGGAGTTTGGAACGTCACAactcttaaggctacattcacactgccgttgcccgccgtaccgtagcacggcgggcacaccgcAGTGCCGGGGTGAGAGACGCTCACCCCCGGCGCTCTCCAGAGGAATATATGGCGCGCGGCGCCGTATTcctgagaaagataggacatgtcctatctttctacatggTACAGATCGGCACGGTGCTGCAaagtaccgctcccgttgggcgtccattgccatctatgggggacgtatatcagccgtatatacgtcccccatacggcagtatgAATGTAAAACTGAACCCTCACCATATAGGGCAGgtataatacagcaaacacctgTAATTAATGAGTTTGATTTTGGTGAAATTCTGGTGCAGCCATATTGATTGACAACAAAAAAGTTCATATCACAGCCCTATACCTAGGAGAACCTCCTGCAAGAAATTAAACCttacaaagtgtgtgtgtgtgtgtgtgtctatctgtgtgtgtgtgtgtgtgtctgtgtcaatTTTTGACATAAGTTTTAAATGTCAGGTATTGAAGGTAATAAAACAAAAACTAACTATTGTATCTCCGCAATGTCAGTGCCAGGcttatgcctcttgatgtatccagcgcaTAAGGGGCCGTGGCCGTTATCATACACGAGCGCCggtatatgataaattccccccaaagtCCGTAAGAATATGGCACCACAGTGTTTTTTTTACATCCTTGCAACGGCATTTGGGGTTTTAGAACAGCTTCACAGTAAATTCCATAAAATTTCTAATACCATGAGTACAATGCTGCATACTCTATAAATGGATAAATGAAAAGGCTTCTGgaaattttatattttcatgTACAAGGGCTTTTTTTCCAGCTTTGTCTAGTCAAAACTGATAGTAGTCTCACTCTAACAGTAAAGGAAACCCAGGGTAAGTATGCTTTGAATGTATCCGTTTTGTTTTAAGTAGGCCCTCTGCTTGGTTGTCTGCTTAGTAACGAACGACTACAGTCACATGGAAAATCTGAATGGGTTAGACAGAGGAGAAAAGATTAGGAGAGACCAAGGTTTATTGGGAGGGGGTTTCTTTACATACCTGATGATGTTGTTTAATACCAAATTTGAACCTTGATAATTCATTGCCAAGGGAGCAATCTCCACTAAGACTGGCAGCTCGGATCTAAAGTACAAGTCAAAAACACACATTAAAATGTTTATATTACAGCATTAACAAACCATAACTAAATGTTTGAAACCATTCTTGTATTCTTCACAGATCAATTGGGCAGGTGATAGTagtaaaatatgatacatttttattaattatatatctgtGTCCAATTTTTAACTTACCACTGATTGAGTTGAGGTAATTTTATGGAATGAGTGGGACACCCACTTCCCCGTGACCCTCCCTGCCGCCCCGTGTACCTGCTCGACATAAGATAGCTTACCACATAGGTTCTCCTATTTTCTTAATGTTGTTCTTGG
Proteins encoded:
- the LOC140126867 gene encoding mitochondrial inner membrane protease ATP23 homolog isoform X4, with translation MEEDKAGKDDHGYHLFPQRDPRSPKPEPFISKLYGLKIRCKARLKIAMETSPHVKLLLDAMNRAGCTVYKDRHFTCEECDGQVGGGFDSSTSEIRAASLSGDCSLGNELSRFKFGIKQHHQACVRDRAVRSIVAARKFSQETAEKAVDEVFESCFNDREPFGRIPHNTASANMAHKEFRNRGRYYANI
- the LOC140126867 gene encoding mitochondrial inner membrane protease ATP23 homolog isoform X5 — translated: MNRMLTHELIHAYDHCRAHVDFLNNIQHLACTEIRAASLSGDCSLGNELSRFKFGIKQHHQACVRDRAVRSIVAARKFSQETAEKAVDEVFESCFNDREPFGRIPHNTASANMAHKEFRNRGRYYANI